A window of Callospermophilus lateralis isolate mCalLat2 chromosome 17, mCalLat2.hap1, whole genome shotgun sequence contains these coding sequences:
- the LOC143638102 gene encoding mitogen-activated protein kinase 4 produces the protein MAERGDCIASVYGYDLGGRFVDFQPLGFGVNGLVLSATDSHTCRKVAVKKIALSDARSMKHALREIKIIRRLDHDNIVKVYEVLGPKGTDLQGELFKFSVAYIVQEYMETDLARLLEQGTLTEEHAKLFMYQLLRGLKYIHSANVLHRDLKPANIFISTEDLVLKIGDFGLARIVDQHYSHKG, from the exons ATGGCCGAGAGAGGAGACTGCATTGCCAGCGTCTACGGGTATGACCTGGGCGGGCGCTTTGTTGACTTCCAACCCCTGGGTTTTGGGGTCAACGGGCTCGTGCTGTCAGCCACAGACAGCCACACCTGCCGGAAGGTGGCTGTGAAGAAGATCGCCCTGAGCGATGCCCGCAGCATGAAGCACGCTCTCCGGGAGATCAAGATCATCCGGCGCCTGGACCACGACAACATCGTGAAGGTGTACGAGGTGCTGGGACCCAAGGGCACTGACCTTCAGGGCGAGCTCTTCAAGTTCAGCGTGGCCTACATTGTCCAGGAGTACATGGAGACTGACCTGGCGCGCCTGCTGGAGCAGGGCACGCTGACCGAGGAGCACGCCAAGCTGTTCATGTACCAGCTCCTCCGCGGGCTCAAGTACATCCACTCCGCCAACGTGCTGCACAGGGACCTGAAGCCCGCCAACATCTTCATCAGCACAGAGGACCTCGTGCTGAAGATAGGGGATTTCGGGTTGGCGAGGATCGTGGATCAGCATTATTCACACAAG GGATGA